Below is a window of Heteronotia binoei isolate CCM8104 ecotype False Entrance Well chromosome 14, APGP_CSIRO_Hbin_v1, whole genome shotgun sequence DNA.
accagaggtAATTAACAGCCCAAGAAAAGTAAGCTGAAATATAAACTGTGAACATGAATACATATGCAAAAGGAAGAACACATTATTGGGAATTGATTATATACTTTTACCAATGAAGAGTAAGAGAAATTTCAGAATAAACCAAGAGACACTGCTACATTATGGGAAATGGGAGAATCATGAACACAGTGTGACATAGATGCAGCATCTGTCTCACAGTGAGGGAACAGGAGCTGTGTGGACCTTTGCTAATTACCTTTCTTTCCCTGTTTAAGGCTTTCAATGTAATGTTCGTATCTCTTTTGCTTTTCTGGATTGGATTCAAAAGGTTTGAAGTCACTGCAACCAGAGGTGGCTAGCTGGGCCCCCAACACTGATGGCCACCGCTGTGGAGAGTCATGTAAGGCGGGTGTCTGGAACTGGTTTTCCAAGGGTTGATGAACAGGTGTCTTTAGCTGCTGGCCTGCTGCCTGCTTCACTTCTTTGATTCGCTCTTTGTCTTTATCTGACAGATACTCTAGAACAGAAGTTGTTGGACCTACCAAGGAAGGAAAGTTGGCACTGTAGCATCacaacaaaataaaaatgaacacttcctagtttaaaaataaaaataagacttTACAGGGTTTTCTTGATTAAAAAGTATATGATTGAACATATCAAGAATATAGACCAACTTCACCATTACTGAAGGGAGCACCAAAATATTAAGTCATTTCCACAAAAGGtattatatacagggctttttttgtagcaggaactctctttgcgaattaggccacacacccctgatgtaaccaatcagtTACAATTGTAAACCAACTGTAaacctgtaaactcttggaggattggctacatcaggggtgtgtggcctaatatgcaaaggagttcatgctacaacaaAAGGCCTGATTATATTCTTGATTtctattccacttttctcccttGTAGGAACCAcatagtggcttacaacattctcccctccTTTATGATTCACTTGACAAAGTTGTACAAGAGTGGAAGTATGAAAAATGAGATATAGTTAATATATTTTTCTTACAACAAAAATATATGTAGTAcaattttatactgtttttatgttATTGATAGAGTTTTTATGATCTCATTCTCCCCCTAAAACTTCCTAAGatatttttaatgttattaaagaATTAGTGGGGCTTGTGTTAatcaagcatttatttatttatttatttttatttatctcagATTTAATATttctgtttaaacaattttattgataacatatggtaacaatatctaattatatcattactatctctaacccatatgatattttccaatcccccctccctccgttattagactcctgccgaggttatatacttaagttcagttataaaggtacccttaaccaatcaaaattcaatatctttcttttctcaaattcatattaaaaaattgtccaatatctttttacattccactctttctctatgtatcctctaaatttcttccactccttttaaAACACATCCAaattatagtctcttaaagttcttgttaatttgtccatctcactccacgataaaactttcacaatccaatcccatttctctggtattttttcttgcttccacaactgcgcatacaatgtcctagcagctgagagcaaataccaaattagagtcctatcttcttttggaaatttttccatttgtaatctcagcagaaaagtctctgcaactttcttaaaatcgtatcccaaaattttagaaatttcttgttgtatcatctgccaaaactttttcgctttttcacaagtccaccacatatgaaaaaaagaaccttcatgatttttacatttccaacatctatctgacatctttttactcatctttgccagttttttcggagtcatataccacctataagCATTCAATATTTTAATCACCCTCAGATCAATATTATTTGAGGTTTGGtaaactgttaattttaatttatcaCAGTCCTTACTATCTATAAGTTATATAGCATAAATGGAAATTTAAATTATATACCGTTcgttattgtttatttttttgtCATTATTTTTCTGCCCTCTTGAGGTAACTGTAATTGCAAAtgggagaaaaatatttttatatacaATATGTATACTATGGGCATCCTAGataagaagaggagactggatttatactctacccttcacttggagtctcagaatggtttacaatctccttctcttcctctccccacaacagacacgttatgagagagctctttcaagaacttaacttgagaaaacagctctgagagaactgtgactgacccaaggtcacccatgtgaaggagtggggaatcaaacccagttctcccagattagagtccatgcacgtaaccagtacaccaaactgactctcaataaATGTAAATATTCTGTACAATCTTAttttctgtttcctgacttcctttttatttttgtacccttaatattctttttaaaaaatttaactcttccctcttccattttaccctAACAACTTAGTTTTGGCTAAGTGCATGTCTGCCCAAAGGTCTGCAGCAACTTCCTATGGcatggggggtggtggtgtttgAAATTGGGATTCCCAGAtcagacactctaaccactaccccacTCTGGCTCACATTTGGGTCCAGTCTCCCCATTATTTGAAATGCCTGAATAATGGAagtgccccacccacccaccttgaACCATGGCTCGTAACAACAGGAACTACCTCAATACAGAACAACCCAAGGGACAAATAAGTTGAAACATTTGAAAGCAGGGCACCACATCATATGCCACTGACAGCTTGGCTTATCGCGGTTGACCAATGGGAAAGACAATGAATTCAAGCAGTCAGCTAACTTTGATCATCAACATTCAGATAAGACACGGAACTATGGTATTATCAAGACATGAGTATTCTTCCCCAAGAAGTAGAGGCCATTAACAGTATGAGCAAAAATACAATACAGGTTATACCAATGGAACCTGCATAATAACAAAGCAGCGTAAAGTATGAGGAGGTACCTGTCAGAGCTGTCTCGCCTAGCAGTTCCCTCCTCTGAGTAGCACTTTTTTGATGTCTGCTTTGTAGTGTTGTCTCGCTCTCAAGCTTCCCAGTAGATTCTGCTAATGTCTGCATTAAGTGGGTGTTTCCACTGCTAGCATTTATCACGGGTCTAAAATAATGGACTGGTCTGTAATCCCTCGGTAGATCAGGAGGCAGATAAATCttctatgcacacacacacacaaaaaaccaacCCAACTCAGATTGTTTGGAACAGTCTCATGCTGATTAGATAAATGTTAAATACACCCAACACAGCTATCAAAACGTCATTAGGCACTATCATTTCATTACGTTTTAAACTATGTCAAACATTACAGTGGGAGGCTTGTGCCAATcacagaagcagaaaaccaggCTACCCATAGACAAGGTAGGGGTTTCTGCATACTCAAGGGAttcccagtgcaatcctaaacagagttacaccattcAAAATCCATTaatcaatgagcttagaagaACAGTGTAAACACTGCTTAAGACGGCAGTATCTGTAACCTAAaccaccccccaccagcaagATGATAACCAAGCAAGATCCAGGAAGCAGTAACTGTTGAGAGCAGCCAGAAGTCAGTCGAAATtgtaggaggaagggagggaaaattGGCTTACTCAATCCCTCAAGAGTTTAGAAAAACCTGGAGGAAAGATTTGAATAATGGGGAAGGTGAACTTTTCCAACTGCTGAAGCACATCCCCCAAGATTCCTTAATGACCCCCAAACTGCACCAAATTCTGTAATCAACTGAATACATAAAGCAATACATATCATTAGGTCCTGAAAAATTAGCACTGCCTGCATTCATGGAATCCTGTAATGGCCACAGAATGTCAAGTACCGTCCTCCATTTATTTATAcaaatatttttatcctgcttttctcctgcaAAGTCAGACTAAAAGTGTCTTAGGAAACCCAAAAGAGAAATACACATGGACAGACACACAAGAAAAACAGCCAGGGGGATGGGGGCCTGAGTTGGTGAAAGGATTCAGCCCTGGGTGGAATATATTGTCTCCCTTGATAAGAGGTAGCAGGTTACCACTAGTGCTCCATGCCGTTCCACCCAACCATACTCTCATTCCCACCCCCTACTACTTCCCATTTCTTACTCTTGGCAAAAAATTCCAAACTTCTACCACATAGAAGGGCAAACACTGCAGCCAGAATTACTGGTTAATCCACAGAGGTTTCACACTTGAACCTCCCCTTTctattccaccccctccccccaattgtaTGCACCAGGATCATTTTAGGgcaggtagctctccagatggtttttttgcctacaactcccatcagccccagccagcatggccaatggctgggactgatgggagttgtaggcataaaacatctggagagctaccgttggccacccctgttttagggcaGCTAACCACATTCTCCCCGCTTCCCATTAGTGCAAAGGAGGAGATATCACTCCAGAGTTTACAAAAGTTTGTTAGACTTATTACAACCTTAAAAAGATATAATGTATTCTATGTAGTTAATTTATTGTTAGTTCTTCACTTTTGATGGTTATTCTCCAGCAAGATTGTACTGTAATTGTTGATTGTTAACCTGTATTATTCTTGTAAATTTGttcaaataaatgaaatttcCCAAAAAAAAGGAAGTTTGACATGTGTCACATCAGTGATATGTATTTAGAGAGGGGCAGAGACTCAGTAGTAGAGTATCTGCCTTGAATGAAGAAGGTCCTAAAtttaatccctggtatctccagttaaaaggactggacagtgggtgatgtgaaagatctctgcccaaggccttggagagccactgccagcctgagtagacaatactgaccttgatggacagatagtgtgattcagtataagacagcttcatgtgtttcaaATTCCAGGTTGAAAACAGATTTAATAGGTGAGTGTGTGaaagatttattttattaatcAGCCCACCTTTCTCCTTCTTGGCCCCAACACAATGAATCAACAGTAACATTAAAATTATGATACACTGAACAGGCTGAAGAACTTATACAGCTGCCGCAAAAACTACCATTTATGTTTATAAACATTTATTACTCGGGCATCCATAGAGAAAGGGAGGAAATGCaaaaataaattacaaataaaacttCTTCAAAGGAAACCACCAATGTGACTTTGCCTCTTGCAAATTCCAGTACAATTCTGCAGGCGTCCATTTGTTTAAATGTAAGAAAGAAGGGAAACATTCAATGATCTGGTCAAAGAAAACAGAAGCATCTTGCTTACCCTCTGGGAGGATGTCGGCTTAGAGGCTAGAGTGAACCCATCCAAAACTTTCCCAATATAtttcacttctttttctacttctgtAAAATAATTGGGAGAGTTGGTCAGTACTTCCAAGGCAAAGAAACATAACAGAGTTAAGTAATATACGGCAATGTAGTAGAGAGCCACCTTCCAGGTAGTCACAGGTAACAGAAGATAATATCTCTGAATTGCTAGAGCCACAAGATCCCTCACCTGGCTTGCTTTTATACTGCTTAGGTGCTGTCCATCCATACAGCCCATCTCCAGGCTCTTCATCTTTCAGGACAGTATCATATTTGGAAAGTGATTCAGTAGCAtaaatatcatcatcttcctcttccaAAGCTCCTACACCAAAAGCCTATAAGACAAAACATAAATGATCACAACCAAAGACCATTTTCATAAGCCCAATAACTGTGTTTTGAAAAAAAGGACAAATGATTGATTTTAGACTGCTAAACCTAAGAAAAGTGGGCACTGCAATGACTTCCGCTTCCTGAGTAACTCATAGCCCATCTTCAATGAGATGGTAGATATACTCCTAGACCTTTCCATTTGAGACAGTATTTGGGACTCACATGACTGAATACTTCCATGTAAAACAGTTCCCTCTCAATAGAAAACCGTCATGTCAAGAAGAAATCTAATCTTGGGATTTTCCCCTTGACTTGCTAGTTTTCTACATGAAGGtgtaccaacctccagatggggcctgacgatctcccagaactacagctgatctccagactacagaagccagttcccctggagaaaaagtggCTTTGGTGAGTGGACTGcaaggcattataccctgctgaggtccctcccctccccaggctcaacccccaaatccttaggaattccccaacctggagttggcaatcctaaacccATCACCCTTGCTGCATGATGCTGCACCCTTGCCACAGTTGATTACGTTTTAATTTGTAAGAGATAGAAAGGCCCAAAATTGTAATACTGATTTAACTTTAtatttaattgttggaagccactATGAATCCTGCTTGCCAGGGAAAGGAGTGAGATATAAGttgaatgaatgagtgagtgagtgagtgagtgagtgagtgagtgagtgagtgaatgctGCAGACCACTTGAACCAGACTTCAGTGTGTTAGGGTAATCACTGAAGACACACCTCTTAGACTATCGGGAAGTCTATTCAGATGCTCCTTGAAAATCCAAGATTTCAGCAGGCTCCACCCATCCATTTAAAAATGTATCAATCCCTACAACTATTAAGTATAAAACACATTTATTGCTAAATGTTTTTACCTGCCCCGAGATACCAAGTTTTCGTCCTTTGCTGTGCCTCAGATCACCTATTAGATTTGCATTTTCAGAACCAGGATTGAAAAGGTTTGTGTGTTCCTCTGAAACTCCAAATAAGGCTTTAGAGGGATCCAGGCCTTTATAACCAAGCCCATGGACATTGTCTTTAGGAGTCAGGTCGACAGGCATCACATCTTTGGGTGCAAACGTCACATTTTCTGGCTGATATTCATCCTCTTCTTCCTTTAGGAAATTAAGAATGGTTACCCATATCTTTTCCCCCACTGGCATTAATTACTGTAATCACAACGTATGTTTATTAGTAGCTAGAACTCTTAATTATATAAGATAACAAAGTATGGAACATTTGTTGTTAAACAATACCTCAGACTCTTCAGATCCTGGGGGCAAAGCACAGCCATAGATTTTCACACCAGGTTCTGCAACAAGAGAGGTAGAGAGATTAGAAATGTCATAATTCTTCAATACATTTTCCATTTAATAGTTGATTCACTTCTCTGCCTACACTTCTATGGTTCACTGAAGAGAGTCAGGCAAGCCCAGTGTACACGGTAACTATATAACATGAGGGGAAAAAACAGCTATGAAAGTTATCCAGATGTCTCCACACAGCATAGTAAAATAGGAGACTCTGCTCCATTTCTACTTATTCAGAATCAGGACCGGTcttcccactaggcaaacttggcggttgcctagggcgccgagaggtggggggcagcaaattgggctctcgcctcccccctccagtgccccaagcaagcgcttagcttgcctccctcccccctccccgccgctaGCCCTCTCCGGGTCGCCACCAGCCTGCCCACCTCCCCGCAGCGCGGTGTCCTGACCACTCCCACCCCTCCAGGTGCGGCGTCCtgaccaccccaccccaggcactCCACTCGCCTGCCCACTGCCACTAAAAGCGGCGGCGCTCCACTCActggctcccttccccctgctcgctggctaaaagtaagcttagccggAAAGCAGCTTGTGCCTGCCTGTTTTGTCTTAACAAAACATGCAGGCGCAGGCTGCTTGccagctaagcttacttttagcctgCGCGCCCCAGAGGGAAGGAAGTGAGCAGAGCGTCGCCGCTAAGCAAGCGGAGCACCGGGGGGACCAGGCGGGACACTGCGCTGGGGGGGCAGGGGCGTGGAGCCGTGGGGGGAAGCCATGTGGGGGAGGCGCCAAGTCTGCCTAGGCCGCCCCAGGGCGTCGGGCCAGCCCTGTTCAGAATCTATGTTTAATGGAAATATACCAGGTTTTTGCTTGCGTGGTTTTCTCTTTACTCGAGGTCCAACTCCTTGTCCTTCTTTCCAGCCCATTTTTCGCAACAAATCAATACCAATGGTTATCCTAAGAGGAAATTTATAAACAGAAAGTTACTGCAACTGTGCATGTAGTGATTTTCATAACAAAAGTCTAGCTGTAGCCCCTTGCATAAGGATAAAGGTAAACGTTGCCAGAATGTTTTCAATGCCAACTTCTACACAAAGATTCAGCCTTTAAAAGCATGCCAACAGATTTAAGACTTTTACTTTTTAATATAAGTCTTTACTCAGCAATGTAACAGAAGATAAATGTACTCACTTTGCAGGTGCTATATATTCATCCAACAATGCAGCTCCAGGAATGGGGGCAACAACCCCTGCAATTTGTCTGGctttctcctttattttatctgtgcttTTGGAAGCAAATTCATCTGAAACTGTAATTTTCTTAGGTGCTATTCCATGTTCACTAAGATCCTTCAAAGGAAGAGAAAAGGGTAGATGAATGGAAACAGGCCCTCGTCAAATCCACATAAGTATTAAACCAGTAACCTTGAAACAAATATATAAAGAGAACATGTTATATTGTCATTAAAGACACTGTTTCCTAGCTAAGTGATATCATTGTTAACCTTAGATGTTATCAgggttttttaaatagaaaaggcccacccggaacttatttgcatattagaccacacacccctcacaccaagccagccagaactgcatttctgtgagttcctgctcaaaaaaagccctggatgttatATATGTACTTAAGACTAATAAAGAGCAGGGAGGTaatgcagcatggtatagcccaggggtggccaaacttgtttaatgtaagaccCACATAAAGTAAatgccaggtgtttgagagccacaagacataaacgtcagatgtttgagagcaggcaggcaggcaggcaaccaaatagatgagagagaggtagaaagcaactttaactttaaaggcattctccaagctgcttgctggcttggcctggataagtgatttaaagagtcatatgcattctccaagctgtccaacggggcagtgggagtttcaagagccacacaatatgtgtgagatccacagtttggccacccctggtatagccttatcttgtcagatcatggaagctaagtagggtcaatatttggatggaaggccaccaaagaagtatctacagaagaaggcaatggccaatcacTTCTGttttcatttgccttgaaagccccttactggggtCTCCAAAGTCAGCTGCAAATTAATGGCACTTGTGTACATAAAAACAAACAAGAGGTTTACACAGATATGATTATACATCTACATACCATATTAATACACATATATATCCCCCTGGAATTAATAATAAATGTCAAAGAATTTAATTTTGCATTATTTGAGCATGGTTACCTCTTCGTCCATAAAGTCTTCTGGGCCCAAGACTGTTTTCTCTGCTCTCTTTTGGCGTGATGACACAAAGGTTGATGGTGCCCATCCTTTAAAGAAAGCAATTTATCTTTGTATTAGATTAAAAGTGGAACTGAAAGGTTGGGTTTAAAATTAGTTATATTGCACTGGTATGTGTGGGCTTTCTAGAACATTCAATATAAAATTCAAGCTGATAGTTTTAACcttgttttgttgttcagttgcacagtcgagtccgattctttgcaaccccatggacaaagtcacgccaggctctcctgtcttctaccatcctccaaagtctgctcaaagttTTAACTTATAGTTTTAACCTATAAAGCCCTAAATGATTTGGGCATATTGCAGGAagtgcttctttttctttctgcagTAAAGCACTGCTTCACACCAGTGCCTTCTATGTGCCAAGTCACAAAAGCACTTGAGAGGTGTTTTCTAGGGCTGCCCCATCATTTTGGAATTCTCTTCTCCGATAGGTGTACATAAAGCTTAAATAGAAAACTACACACTAAGCAGGAACAAAGCCATAAAAAGTAAAATTAAACTTTTACACAAGTACATCAGGCATTGTTTCAATAACTGAGCACTCCACTGGATCCACACAATCCCAACCATTTCCCTTCCATACTATGGCTGACATCTCACATAGCTTTTGTCCATGCTGCCCCATGATTCTCTGCACAGCCTTTTTAGATGGTCAAAGAATATATCTCTGTACCtcttcaccagcagaaaaactgATGGAATCCAACCCCAAATCTGTTTCAGATACAAAAGATGACTAACCTTCTTTAGAACCCACAGTGTTAAAATAGCCAGCAGAGAAACCACCACTAAATGCTCCATGGAAGCGTTTGTATCGTCCTTTTTCATCTCTGACAGTCTGATCTTGTAGAGGAACTGGCTTCTTAATTCGTTCACCTGCAATTGTTTAAAAAGTAACAGTTAATCTGAATAAGAGGTGGAAAAACCCAATAATATAGGTGCACATGTCTGGTATATAATCTACTAACTTGAAAGATGTGAGAATTGTTTCACTCCATGCCCAATGATGTCAACAGTGCTACTTCTCCAACGCTGCCCTTCCCCCAGGTTCTCTAGTCTAGACCACAGAATTAAGCAGGTAGGGACTGGAACTCCATCAGCCTTCCACCCTCAGTACATACTGATACATACAAGCCAACTCCTTCCAATTAAGTTATGTGATTCAGGAGCCAAGAAAGTGAGCTAAAAGGTTGTTGAGACAATGTCATATGAGATTTCCAGTTATATCCTACTACACTGGCAAGGAActttgtggtgcagagtggtaagctgctgtactgccatccaagctctgttcatgacctgagtttgatcccagcggaaactgggttcaggtagccggctcaaggttaactcagccttccatccttctgaggctggtagaatgagtacccagttttctgggggtaaagtgtagacaactggggaaggcaatgacaaaccactctgtaaaagtctgccaagaaaatgtcctgatatGACCTTACTCCGTGGGTCGGTAACAACCCAATACATGCACAAACGACTAAAAGACAAGGTCAGCAAGAAGCAACAAAGGCGTACCACTGCTAATAATTGGAATTTGTGCAAATGTGCAACTTGTCAAAGAACCCTCAACCTGGAAAGAAATAAGTCAAGGGTTCTTTGGCAAGTTCCACATTTGCACAAATTCCAATTCTTGCCGGTGGTACACCTTTGTTGCTCCTTGCTGACCTTCTCTGTGTAGCTTGGAGCAGTACCTTTTGCTCTTAGGTATATATCAAAACCAGctgataaaaagtctgccaagaaaacatcatgatgtgacatcaccccatgggtcgataatgactcagtgcttgcgcaggggacaacctttacctttttttcaacCTTTAACTTTATGTGTGTTAGCACACAGGACTCAAAATAGCCTCCACCCCAAATTAAGCTTCCACTTTGGAGCACTGAGTATTAGGTCACAGTAAGGTAAAATTACCGTATATTCAGTCAACTGCtgtaatgtgtgaaccagagtGGAAGCTAGTTCACACAACACAGCAGCTCTCCAATAGTAGCTTCAGAAGTTTGCAAACTCTCATTTCCACAAAGGAGGTGTGAACCAATGCCTTCATCCCACTGCTgagacaagcagctttttgccATGGTGGCAGCATGTGGGGGTGGGGCATAATGCATGAGAGATTAATTAAAGGGAGAAGGAGGTAAAGGCATGGACTTCTCTTTAAAGAGGTATGTGTATAAACTCTATGCAAAAATACTTATTTAATTGAACTTTCATAGAATTCCTAGCATCTACAGCTAAAACAATCAGGCAGTAGGAGGTGACTGAAAAGACATCCCactgagagccactgccagtcagtcagagtagaccaggggtccccaacatcgTGCCCAAGGATGCCATGGCAcccccaccaagtgcttttagaaagttggTGGGGCCAGGGGTGGCTTTCACCCAAgcaggcttctgactggctgcacaaattaaaaggcatcctgttaatcACAGCTTCTTCCAGAAATTTTGatgagttactattagagttatataTCAGCTCTCACTGCGACATTTTACAGTTGGCTCCACCTCAGGTGATAAGtaatttcaaggcaagtgagaaacagaggtggttggtttattgccttcctctgcagagacttccttggtggtcttccatccatataccgaccctgcttagcttccgtgatctgacaagatcaggctataccaagggtggccaaactgtgtggctctttcaaacatattgtgtggctcttgaagcccgtaCTGCCCCTCTGGCCGGCTTGAATAAggcaattgtctctttaaatcacttctcaaagtcaagccaactggcagcttggagaatgaagttaacgttgctttctttccacctctcccccatctttTTTGTTTCCTGCCTgcctactctcaaacatctgatgttcatgtcttgtggctctcaaacatttattctgtgtggctcttatattaagcaactttggccacccctgttctacaaacAGAGTGAATACTatacgtttattctgtgtggctcttgcattaagtaggtttggccacccctgttctacaaacAGAGTATACCACCAAACACATGAACCTGActtctgagtcagaccactggtctatccagGTGAGTATTGCCTACTCCGACtggagcagctctccagaatctctcCCATCTCCTGTACAAaaataccagggactgaaccctgACAATGTCTGCATGCAAcatggatgctctaccactgagccacagccccattagAGAGCCAATTCAGTCCTGACACCTCTTCTCAGGACTcgacccccccctcctcccaaaaagGAAAAGAGCATTCTGAGGTCCCCT
It encodes the following:
- the GPATCH1 gene encoding G patch domain-containing protein 1 isoform X2; this encodes MAGSESEEEEEDLVSYGAPLEPLEEGERIKKPVPLQDQTVRDEKGRYKRFHGAFSGGFSAGYFNTVGSKEGWAPSTFVSSRQKRAEKTVLGPEDFMDEEDLSEHGIAPKKITVSDEFASKSTDKIKEKARQIAGVVAPIPGAALLDEYIAPAKITIGIDLLRKMGWKEGQGVGPRVKRKPRKQKPEPGVKIYGCALPPGSEESEEEEDEYQPENVTFAPKDVMPVDLTPKDNVHGLGYKGLDPSKALFGVSEEHTNLFNPGSENANLIGDLRHSKGRKLGISGQAFGVGALEEEDDDIYATESLSKYDTVLKDEEPGDGLYGWTAPKQYKSKPEVEKEVKYIGKVLDGFTLASKPTSSQRKIYLPPDLPRDYRPVHYFRPVINASSGNTHLMQTLAESTGKLESETTLQSRHQKSATQRRELLGETALTGPTTSVLEYLSDKDKERIKEVKQAAGQQLKTPVHQPLENQFQTPALHDSPQRWPSVLGAQLATSGCSDFKPFESNPEKQKRYEHYIESLKQGKKGSCSDQSLTEWERGREQEEFLRAAVLYKPSSSILSSRFTHAKHEDDTDQVEVARDQETDLDDKQAAAKIKMFGKLTREKFEWHPDKLLCKRFNVPDPYSESNIVGLPKVKRDKYSVFNFLTVPEPTPKMMSQPANLAVQQNNTPNKPKKPSRWDVSDKEKKKKDAISEFISLARSKVDIKEQQPLPAESKDNNKTNEAASSKVIHEKKGLNEEINEEESRPSMDLFKAIFASSSDEKSSSSEAESEEEEQPAAVPGPDLDTSKHLGEPGGLPSAGQESEVIAPEISVTITPPSMEVVDQGEEFGPRLPPAGGSGTLLKDEDMQPTSSEASKKEKPKKNKEKHKTKREHKHKKEKKKKHKKHKHKSKHKNKKSEKTSGSDSANSSESHSEEETFNIPPQELLRRLKHLPLVKH
- the GPATCH1 gene encoding G patch domain-containing protein 1 isoform X1; protein product: MAGSESEEEEEDLVSYGAPLEPLEEGERIKKPVPLQDQTVRDEKGRYKRFHGAFSGGFSAGYFNTVGSKEGWAPSTFVSSRQKRAEKTVLGPEDFMDEEDLSEHGIAPKKITVSDEFASKSTDKIKEKARQIAGVVAPIPGAALLDEYIAPAKITIGIDLLRKMGWKEGQGVGPRVKRKPRKQKPEPGVKIYGCALPPGSEESEEEEDEYQPENVTFAPKDVMPVDLTPKDNVHGLGYKGLDPSKALFGVSEEHTNLFNPGSENANLIGDLRHSKGRKLGISGQAFGVGALEEEDDDIYATESLSKYDTVLKDEEPGDGLYGWTAPKQYKSKPEVEKEVKYIGKVLDGFTLASKPTSSQRKIYLPPDLPRDYRPVHYFRPVINASSGNTHLMQTLAESTGKLESETTLQSRHQKSATQRRELLGETALTGPTTSVLEYLSDKDKERIKEVKQAAGQQLKTPVHQPLENQFQTPALHDSPQRWPSVLGAQLATSGCSDFKPFESNPEKQKRYEHYIESLKQGKKDVLGSCSDQSLTEWERGREQEEFLRAAVLYKPSSSILSSRFTHAKHEDDTDQVEVARDQETDLDDKQAAAKIKMFGKLTREKFEWHPDKLLCKRFNVPDPYSESNIVGLPKVKRDKYSVFNFLTVPEPTPKMMSQPANLAVQQNNTPNKPKKPSRWDVSDKEKKKKDAISEFISLARSKVDIKEQQPLPAESKDNNKTNEAASSKVIHEKKGLNEEINEEESRPSMDLFKAIFASSSDEKSSSSEAESEEEEQPAAVPGPDLDTSKHLGEPGGLPSAGQESEVIAPEISVTITPPSMEVVDQGEEFGPRLPPAGGSGTLLKDEDMQPTSSEASKKEKPKKNKEKHKTKREHKHKKEKKKKHKKHKHKSKHKNKKSEKTSGSDSANSSESHSEEETFNIPPQELLRRLKHLPLVKH